The Kineothrix sp. MB12-C1 genome includes a window with the following:
- a CDS encoding endonuclease/exonuclease/phosphatase family protein, with protein MKRIKQIAKCCAVIIVILLGIFSGGIAFLTIREYRPSAVEVLPASKGDKKVNRDTELTVITYNIGYSALGSTEDFFMDGGTKVRPDNKAVVEANLLGNANVMESNPADIYFLQEVDIDSKRSYHIDQMRHLEETLQMPGMFSYNFKCDYIPYPIPTMGHVEAGLVTLTDLEVNSASRIALPESFRWPLKICNLKRALLETRIPIEGTKKELVLFNLHLEAYDSGEGKIAQSKMLADILENEYEKGNYVIAGGDFNQMFEGYKQYPILEQGNWMPGIIGKKDIPDTFSFVVDDSIPTCRLLNEPYTGAYENSQMYIIDGFIVSDNIQIQSVNVIPTEFQYSDHQPVKLTFTFN; from the coding sequence ATGAAAAGAATCAAGCAAATTGCAAAATGTTGTGCTGTAATCATTGTTATACTTTTGGGGATATTCTCAGGCGGTATTGCATTTCTTACGATACGTGAATATCGTCCTTCTGCCGTGGAGGTGCTTCCAGCATCAAAAGGAGATAAAAAAGTAAATCGAGATACGGAATTGACGGTTATTACATATAATATAGGTTACTCTGCTTTAGGCAGCACAGAGGACTTTTTCATGGATGGAGGGACAAAAGTAAGGCCGGACAATAAGGCGGTAGTAGAAGCAAATTTATTAGGAAATGCGAATGTCATGGAGAGTAATCCTGCGGATATTTATTTCCTTCAAGAAGTTGATATAGATTCCAAGCGATCTTATCATATAGATCAAATGCGACATTTGGAAGAAACCTTACAAATGCCGGGCATGTTTTCTTATAACTTTAAGTGTGATTATATACCGTATCCTATTCCGACAATGGGACATGTAGAAGCGGGATTAGTTACTTTAACAGATTTAGAAGTAAATTCAGCTTCACGAATTGCGCTTCCTGAATCTTTCCGCTGGCCGCTTAAGATATGTAATCTAAAACGTGCTCTTCTTGAGACTAGAATTCCAATAGAGGGTACTAAGAAAGAGCTTGTATTATTTAATTTACATCTGGAAGCTTATGACAGCGGAGAGGGAAAGATTGCACAAAGTAAAATGCTGGCGGATATCCTTGAAAATGAATATGAAAAAGGCAATTATGTTATTGCAGGCGGAGATTTTAATCAGATGTTTGAAGGATATAAGCAATATCCAATATTAGAGCAGGGAAATTGGATGCCAGGAATTATTGGAAAGAAAGATATACCGGATACTTTTTCATTTGTAGTAGATGATAGTATTCCTACCTGCCGTCTGTTAAATGAACCATATACGGGCGCTTATGAAAATTCACAGATGTATATCATTGATGGATTTATTGTATCTGATAATATACAAATACAAAGTGTAAATGTCATACCTACAGAATTTCAATATTCAGATCATCAGCCGGTAAAGTTGACCTTTACATTCAATTAA
- a CDS encoding FtsX-like permease family protein codes for MLNALATLTENQQLYKNALSANTSLAYTFFISTVGLTSFVVVMYFYRFYRANKKQIGCIKSLGFKDRSLCACFVIFIAVLSEVGAILGLIAGYFLSDILIRANANTYAVTGLVKNISLSSLFVGLAVSTAVFCLVTFLCYFFVRGKEPAALIAGNESHVRFSFSLRAANCISNMFPVKNKLAIRIALRKPLSIFLIIVGVMSFSVCMILGRSLNISSQKVFDSQKIGHNYDYDTRYSEYQTAPTPENVILYLDDTVQFSINGREIEQVVTGLYTLNNVYELQNFKGDVLPVPKAGTVYINPGLHQTYGVNIGDRFVVDVAGVNLEVTVADIAANAKSANIYVNADELSETLSIPVGAYNGVLSKEKMNNGVATTKEQRIDTLNREAVSSNISAVINQSIGGLIGMILIFLALYASFGDNTRDMLILHMMGYRTKYIRKMLIDVYMPIVWTAFFLTLAPSILLARSIQKSLSVSTNDYMPFGTNILVIILVFAGLNLIYWSVQTLFGLGIKRIIIKEEISEFIYAE; via the coding sequence ATGTTAAATGCACTGGCCACTCTTACAGAAAATCAGCAGTTATATAAAAATGCGTTGAGTGCCAATACTTCACTTGCTTATACATTTTTTATCTCTACCGTTGGGCTCACTTCTTTTGTGGTTGTGATGTATTTTTACAGATTCTATCGTGCAAATAAAAAACAGATAGGTTGTATAAAGTCATTGGGATTTAAGGACCGTAGTTTGTGTGCTTGCTTTGTTATTTTTATTGCTGTACTTTCTGAAGTCGGAGCGATATTGGGGTTAATCGCCGGCTATTTTCTATCTGATATTCTGATTCGTGCGAACGCAAATACATATGCAGTAACGGGACTTGTGAAGAATATAAGCTTATCAAGCCTTTTTGTTGGTCTTGCAGTTTCAACTGCTGTTTTTTGCTTAGTCACTTTTTTGTGCTACTTCTTTGTAAGAGGGAAGGAGCCTGCTGCTTTAATTGCAGGAAATGAGAGCCATGTCAGGTTTTCATTTTCGCTGAGGGCTGCCAATTGTATTAGTAACATGTTTCCTGTAAAGAATAAATTGGCCATTCGCATTGCTTTACGCAAGCCGCTGTCCATATTTTTAATTATAGTGGGGGTAATGTCTTTCAGCGTTTGTATGATTTTAGGGAGGTCACTGAATATCAGCAGCCAAAAAGTCTTTGACTCCCAAAAGATAGGACATAATTACGACTATGATACAAGATATTCTGAATATCAGACAGCCCCTACACCGGAAAATGTAATTTTATATCTTGACGATACAGTACAGTTTTCAATCAACGGCCGCGAGATAGAACAGGTTGTGACCGGATTGTACACCTTGAACAACGTATACGAATTGCAAAATTTCAAAGGAGATGTTTTACCTGTACCAAAAGCAGGAACAGTTTATATCAATCCCGGCCTTCATCAAACTTATGGCGTAAATATTGGAGATAGGTTTGTTGTGGACGTTGCAGGAGTTAACCTTGAAGTTACCGTTGCTGATATTGCCGCTAATGCAAAATCAGCGAACATCTATGTAAATGCCGATGAATTGTCCGAAACTTTGAGTATTCCGGTCGGTGCTTACAATGGCGTGTTGAGTAAGGAAAAAATGAATAATGGCGTTGCAACTACAAAAGAGCAGAGAATAGATACTCTGAACAGGGAAGCCGTCTCTAGTAATATCAGTGCCGTTATAAATCAATCCATAGGCGGTCTTATCGGGATGATACTGATTTTTCTCGCATTGTATGCAAGCTTTGGGGACAATACCCGTGATATGCTGATATTGCATATGATGGGGTATCGGACAAAGTATATCCGCAAAATGTTGATAGATGTTTATATGCCGATTGTATGGACAGCATTTTTTCTGACACTTGCGCCGAGCATTTTGTTGGCGAGGTCAATTCAAAAATCGTTATCTGTTTCGACAAACGACTATATGCCTTTTGGAACAAATATTTTGGTTATTATTCTTGTGTTTGCCGGTTTGAATCTTATTTACTGGTCAGTACAAACGTTGTTCGGTCTTGGAATTAAACGAATTATTATAAAAGAGGAAATTTCAGAGTTTATATATGCTGAATAG
- a CDS encoding LytTR family DNA-binding domain-containing protein: MIIKLEQDLSRNDIEILIKYATMNKDVERIAAILQSADTRIKCKLDDRDKLVNASDIYYFESVDKRTFVYCEQSVYRTESRLYQLAEDLAHLGFVQINKACILNINVLDSIKPLLNSRMEATLRNGERLYITRKYLDNIKQALQEGARL; this comes from the coding sequence ATGATTATAAAATTGGAACAGGATTTATCAAGAAATGACATTGAAATACTAATTAAGTATGCAACAATGAATAAAGATGTAGAACGGATTGCTGCTATATTGCAATCCGCAGATACCCGGATAAAGTGTAAGTTGGACGATAGGGACAAACTTGTAAACGCTTCCGATATTTATTACTTTGAAAGTGTGGATAAAAGGACATTTGTTTATTGTGAGCAAAGCGTTTATAGGACAGAATCCCGCCTTTATCAATTGGCCGAAGATTTGGCTCATTTAGGGTTTGTTCAAATAAACAAAGCCTGTATCTTGAACATAAATGTGCTTGATTCCATTAAACCGCTGCTAAACAGTCGGATGGAAGCAACACTAAGAAATGGCGAACGGCTTTATATAACGCGTAAATACCTTGATAACATAAAACAGGCATTACAGGAGGGGGCACGGTTATGA
- a CDS encoding alpha/beta hydrolase has translation MLSENFSFQSGDGTNVFVYKWSPDSGTEIKGAVQIAHGMAETAFRYERFADLLTQNGYAVYANDHRGHGRTAGSLENVGYLAEADGFDWLVEDMHQLTTIIKKEHSNLPIFLFGHSMGSFATQRYIMLFGKELKGVILSGSSGRAVFLHNFGFLAASREVKKNGRREKSENMNRLSFGSFNNAFKPNRTEFDWLSADKDEVDKYIKDPYCGGVFSAGFFYDFMKGLRETDRAKDIVLIPKKLPIYIFSGDKDPVGDAGKGVRKLYNTYKKAGIRDVTLKLYPGGRHEMLNEINKDEVMKDVIEWLKSK, from the coding sequence ATGTTATCAGAAAATTTTAGTTTTCAATCCGGTGACGGAACAAATGTTTTTGTCTATAAGTGGAGTCCTGATTCCGGTACGGAAATCAAGGGTGCTGTTCAAATCGCCCATGGAATGGCTGAGACTGCATTTAGATACGAACGGTTCGCTGATCTGTTGACGCAGAATGGATATGCTGTCTATGCCAATGATCACCGGGGACATGGAAGGACAGCAGGAAGTCTTGAAAACGTTGGATATCTGGCGGAAGCAGATGGCTTTGATTGGTTAGTGGAAGACATGCATCAGTTAACGACCATAATAAAAAAGGAACATTCTAATTTACCGATATTTTTATTCGGTCATAGCATGGGTTCCTTCGCTACTCAGAGATATATTATGTTATTTGGCAAGGAATTAAAAGGGGTAATTCTTTCCGGGTCTAGTGGAAGAGCGGTATTTTTACATAACTTTGGATTTCTTGCTGCCAGCAGAGAAGTGAAAAAGAACGGCAGAAGAGAAAAAAGTGAGAATATGAACCGGCTTTCCTTCGGAAGTTTTAACAATGCCTTTAAACCGAATCGTACTGAATTCGATTGGTTAAGCGCAGATAAGGACGAAGTTGATAAATATATAAAGGATCCATACTGTGGAGGAGTCTTTTCAGCGGGATTTTTCTATGATTTTATGAAAGGCCTAAGAGAAACTGATAGGGCAAAAGATATTGTCTTGATACCTAAAAAGCTGCCCATCTATATATTTTCAGGAGATAAGGACCCTGTCGGCGATGCCGGAAAAGGTGTCAGGAAGCTTTATAATACCTATAAGAAAGCAGGTATACGAGACGTTACTTTGAAGTTATATCCTGGCGGCAGGCATGAGATGCTGAACGAAATTAACAAAGATGAAGTTATGAAGGATGTAATAGAGTGGCTTAAGTCAAAATAA
- a CDS encoding ABC transporter ATP-binding protein — protein sequence MKVILKSKNITKKYGKESIIDGISLDIYENTFTTILGPSGSGKSTLLNILSGLTRPTSGDVWYGENVISDYSEPQLADWKRWEVGNVFQNYMLLNNLTAEENIKIGIAPGKTPLAFDRLIRMLEIDDILEKFPAQLSGGQQQRVAIARAVIKAPRLLFCDEATGALDETNSKKVVELLHSLKSAFGVTILFTTHNAQIAETADRVVTIKNGVLHKDVTNKNPISAKDMAWG from the coding sequence ATGAAAGTGATTTTAAAATCGAAAAATATTACTAAAAAATATGGAAAAGAAAGTATTATCGATGGTATTTCACTTGATATTTACGAAAATACATTTACGACAATTCTAGGACCAAGTGGTTCTGGAAAATCTACTTTGTTAAATATCCTTTCGGGACTGACACGGCCCACTTCTGGAGATGTATGGTATGGGGAGAATGTTATTTCTGATTATTCAGAGCCTCAGCTTGCAGACTGGAAACGTTGGGAGGTAGGTAATGTGTTTCAAAACTATATGCTTTTAAACAACCTTACAGCAGAAGAAAATATTAAAATCGGTATTGCTCCCGGCAAAACACCGCTTGCATTTGACAGATTGATCCGTATGCTTGAAATCGATGATATTTTAGAGAAGTTTCCTGCACAGCTTTCCGGCGGCCAGCAACAGCGGGTTGCCATAGCACGAGCGGTCATCAAAGCACCACGCCTGCTGTTCTGCGATGAAGCAACGGGGGCATTGGATGAAACGAACAGTAAAAAAGTGGTTGAACTTCTTCATAGCCTAAAGTCTGCTTTTGGGGTGACAATTCTTTTTACCACGCATAACGCCCAAATTGCCGAAACGGCTGATCGTGTAGTTACGATTAAAAACGGTGTGCTCCATAAAGATGTAACGAACAAAAATCCAATATCAGCCAAAGATATGGCATGGGGTTAA
- a CDS encoding PocR ligand-binding domain-containing protein: MRANFSKIDQIVDPIKFQKIQDDIASATDLALITVDYKGTPLTRHSNCSDFCQKVRSSSYGIYCEKCDSHGGLEAARLRKPHIYICHFGLIDLAIPIIVNDLYIGAFMAGQVLLSPQDLKDAPEPILPGVQSKWESIGDDLKEDFDALPVMPLDKITALANMLLHIVNYCVEEAELKALIAHSEESLNRTYAESGKDGCLKLNTIRRHPKKETSQLIHPALVYIKKHPEEKITLEKMAALCNISPSYFSKLFAKENMGNLSDYVNKIRVELAKELLLNSDWNIRTIAAHIGYDDSGYFIKIFKKLTNKTPLEYRNDKENSI; the protein is encoded by the coding sequence ATGCGGGCAAATTTTAGTAAAATTGATCAAATTGTCGATCCCATTAAGTTTCAAAAAATCCAGGATGACATAGCCTCTGCTACGGATCTTGCTTTGATTACAGTTGATTATAAGGGAACACCCTTAACAAGGCACAGTAACTGCAGTGATTTTTGTCAAAAGGTCCGTTCCTCAAGTTATGGGATTTACTGTGAAAAATGCGATTCACACGGTGGGTTAGAAGCTGCAAGGCTTAGAAAGCCCCATATCTATATCTGTCATTTCGGTCTGATTGATCTGGCAATTCCCATCATAGTAAATGATCTGTACATAGGAGCTTTTATGGCTGGTCAGGTATTATTGTCTCCGCAAGACCTGAAAGATGCACCGGAACCTATTCTCCCGGGTGTTCAAAGTAAATGGGAATCTATTGGAGATGACCTGAAAGAAGATTTTGATGCCTTACCTGTTATGCCCCTTGATAAAATTACCGCTCTGGCCAATATGCTGCTTCATATCGTTAATTATTGCGTTGAAGAGGCTGAATTAAAAGCTTTGATCGCCCACTCGGAAGAATCTTTGAACCGTACCTACGCTGAATCCGGAAAGGATGGCTGCTTAAAGCTCAATACTATTAGAAGGCATCCCAAAAAAGAAACTAGTCAATTGATTCATCCCGCTTTGGTTTATATAAAAAAGCACCCGGAAGAAAAAATCACCCTTGAAAAAATGGCCGCCTTATGTAATATTTCCCCAAGTTATTTCAGCAAATTATTCGCAAAAGAAAATATGGGAAATCTATCTGATTATGTCAATAAAATCAGAGTAGAACTTGCAAAAGAACTGCTTCTTAATTCCGACTGGAACATACGGACTATTGCAGCACATATAGGCTACGATGACAGCGGATATTTCATTAAAATATTCAAGAAACTTACGAATAAAACACCGCTTGAATACCGTAACGACAAAGAAAACTCCATCTGA
- the dhaK gene encoding dihydroxyacetone kinase subunit DhaK, whose protein sequence is MLWVRLIEGDRGDHMKKIINRPETFVKEMCNGIVSAHPEFEFIEKYKIIKKKNIDKNKVSLISGGGSGHEPAHAGFVGRGMLDAAVCGDVFASPSQIQVYQAIKETATDKGTLLIIKNYSGDMMNFKNAAYLAGEDGILVDYIKVDDDIAVQDSLYTVGRRGVAGTVLVHKIAGACAEQGKSLDEVKKTALKAAQNVRSIGFAFSSCTVPAKGTPTFDIGEVEMEYGVGIHGEPGIKREPIATADELALRMVSALLEDLKVDDSSEEEVALLVNGFGSTPLQELYLLNNAVTRELTKKSVKINRTFVGNYMTSIDMLGASVSIMRLDEELADLLSQKSDAPGFKVDGPVKKAVYSDMVAAGDAAKDVSYQCETDDSYSVIRDGRLSIQNFIYILDKMSECIIKNEVPFCELDSHAGDGDFGMSVAKGFKQLKKEWKEILHTKADTIGSFLDACSMVIMEHCGGASGPIWGSAFRGAGKSAGEKTDLSIIDFAEIMQAAVKGIQNTGERSFGRGAVVGDKTLIDALAPCADSWIESAMQSLDFKAAFERSAKAAVAGAKATENIVARMGRAGTVGERSLGYPDAGAHALGIIFTEIAECVSIIK, encoded by the coding sequence ATGCTTTGGGTAAGGCTTATAGAAGGCGATAGGGGTGATCATATGAAGAAGATTATCAACAGACCGGAAACCTTTGTAAAGGAAATGTGTAATGGTATTGTATCTGCACATCCGGAATTCGAATTTATTGAAAAATATAAAATTATCAAAAAGAAAAATATAGATAAAAATAAAGTTAGTCTCATCAGCGGCGGCGGCAGCGGGCATGAACCTGCCCATGCAGGTTTTGTCGGAAGAGGTATGCTGGATGCCGCAGTATGCGGAGATGTATTCGCGTCTCCTTCGCAGATCCAAGTATATCAGGCGATAAAGGAAACGGCAACGGATAAGGGGACTCTGCTGATTATTAAAAATTACAGCGGCGATATGATGAACTTTAAAAATGCGGCATATCTGGCCGGTGAAGACGGTATTTTGGTAGATTATATCAAGGTTGATGATGATATTGCGGTTCAGGATAGCTTATATACGGTAGGCCGCCGGGGTGTTGCAGGTACGGTGCTGGTACATAAAATAGCAGGTGCCTGTGCGGAGCAGGGTAAGAGCCTTGATGAAGTAAAAAAGACGGCTTTAAAAGCAGCACAGAATGTGAGAAGCATTGGTTTTGCCTTCAGCTCCTGTACGGTTCCGGCAAAAGGAACCCCAACCTTTGATATAGGTGAAGTGGAGATGGAATATGGAGTGGGAATCCACGGAGAACCCGGCATCAAACGGGAACCTATTGCAACTGCTGATGAATTGGCTTTACGAATGGTATCTGCTTTATTGGAGGATTTGAAAGTGGATGATTCCTCTGAGGAAGAGGTCGCATTATTAGTGAACGGATTCGGAAGCACTCCGTTGCAGGAATTATATTTACTTAACAATGCGGTAACCCGGGAGTTAACGAAAAAAAGCGTAAAGATTAATAGAACCTTCGTGGGAAATTACATGACCAGTATTGATATGCTGGGAGCTTCGGTTTCTATTATGAGGCTGGATGAGGAACTTGCGGATTTACTTTCGCAAAAAAGTGACGCCCCCGGTTTTAAAGTAGATGGCCCCGTTAAAAAAGCAGTATATTCAGATATGGTTGCAGCCGGTGACGCGGCAAAGGATGTTTCTTACCAATGTGAAACGGATGATTCCTATTCCGTTATACGGGATGGCAGACTATCCATACAAAATTTCATCTATATTCTCGATAAAATGAGCGAATGTATTATAAAAAATGAAGTGCCTTTTTGTGAACTGGATTCTCATGCCGGAGATGGCGATTTTGGCATGAGTGTGGCAAAGGGCTTCAAGCAGTTGAAAAAAGAATGGAAGGAAATCCTTCATACAAAAGCGGATACCATCGGAAGCTTCTTAGATGCTTGTTCTATGGTCATTATGGAACATTGCGGCGGTGCTTCGGGACCCATTTGGGGTTCTGCTTTCCGGGGGGCCGGAAAAAGTGCAGGAGAGAAGACAGATCTGTCAATTATTGATTTTGCTGAAATAATGCAGGCAGCTGTGAAGGGAATTCAAAATACGGGAGAGCGTTCTTTTGGCAGAGGTGCAGTTGTTGGTGACAAAACATTAATTGATGCGTTGGCTCCCTGTGCCGATTCCTGGATAGAAAGTGCCATGCAGAGTCTTGATTTTAAAGCTGCCTTTGAAAGGTCTGCAAAAGCTGCCGTAGCAGGAGCAAAAGCAACAGAGAATATCGTGGCGAGAATGGGACGTGCGGGAACTGTCGGAGAAAGAAGTTTAGGGTATCCTGACGCCGGCGCTCATGCCCTTGGCATAATATTTACAGAAATAGCAGAGTGTGTGAGCATAATAAAATAG
- a CDS encoding DUF134 domain-containing protein: MPRPMKWRKVCCLPESNKFGPLDLTLDDQDYVNMTVDEYETIRLIDLEGFTQEECAKQMNIARTTVQGIYIEARRKLAGSLVNGKALIIEGGEYRLCDGLGKGCGRGCHRYGRRFADNENRGG, encoded by the coding sequence ATGCCAAGGCCAATGAAATGGAGGAAAGTGTGCTGCCTACCAGAAAGTAATAAATTTGGCCCTCTTGATTTAACGTTGGACGATCAGGATTATGTAAATATGACAGTTGATGAATATGAAACGATAAGACTTATCGATTTAGAGGGATTTACTCAAGAAGAGTGTGCAAAACAAATGAATATTGCCCGTACTACCGTTCAGGGAATATATATAGAAGCCAGAAGAAAGTTAGCTGGATCGTTAGTGAATGGTAAAGCACTGATAATTGAAGGCGGCGAATATCGACTTTGTGACGGTTTAGGAAAAGGATGTGGTCGCGGCTGTCATAGATATGGCAGACGCTTCGCAGATAATGAGAATAGAGGTGGCTGA
- a CDS encoding tyrosine-type recombinase/integrase has product MGKDLNGKELGTGIMQRKDGRYVGRFTNRFGQRQEVKSRDLKELKTLLNTAIYEDTNHMNLCKTSITLDKWFKTWMEHYKENTICANTKRRYMEIYRMHISPVLGKMKLLDITQLQILQLLKKMDAKGLQFESRNKVRILLQDMFDKAMINDMLYKNPAKGIKLGAHDKKEPRVLNPEEQASFFECSKGTFYDNLFVVAVSTGLRPGEVCALTLKDVDFKDSLVRVNKTLVYQTFEGDEKKTFHFDDPKTKSSKREIPMNHQCALALKKQFMQRNVVMGRATAKPIAGFEELIFTTKFGTPINTQTYSDAIKAVLENVNLCRDELEKIEYFSPHCFRHTFATRCFEAGIKTKTVQQYLGHATLQMTMDLYTHVLKEHSQEEMTKLEKVLDNTLDVSDATIHERFNKFQESDKEKDNIVYLSSVGT; this is encoded by the coding sequence ATGGGAAAAGATTTAAACGGAAAAGAGCTGGGCACAGGAATTATGCAGAGAAAAGATGGAAGATACGTTGGTCGGTTTACCAATCGTTTTGGACAGCGGCAGGAAGTAAAAAGCCGTGATCTAAAGGAATTAAAGACGTTATTAAATACAGCAATCTATGAAGATACCAATCATATGAATTTGTGTAAAACGTCAATTACCTTAGATAAATGGTTCAAGACATGGATGGAGCACTACAAAGAAAATACCATTTGTGCGAATACCAAGCGACGTTATATGGAAATCTATCGGATGCATATTTCACCAGTTCTGGGAAAAATGAAACTGCTGGACATTACACAATTACAGATTTTGCAGCTTTTAAAGAAAATGGATGCAAAGGGCTTACAGTTTGAGAGCCGAAACAAAGTTCGGATTTTGCTTCAGGATATGTTTGATAAAGCAATGATTAATGACATGCTTTACAAGAATCCGGCAAAAGGAATCAAATTGGGCGCACACGATAAGAAAGAGCCTAGGGTACTTAACCCCGAAGAACAGGCAAGTTTTTTCGAGTGTTCCAAGGGCACATTTTATGACAATCTTTTTGTGGTTGCCGTATCTACAGGTCTAAGACCTGGTGAAGTATGTGCGTTAACACTAAAGGATGTTGATTTCAAAGATTCTCTTGTCCGTGTGAACAAAACCCTTGTCTATCAGACCTTTGAAGGGGATGAGAAAAAGACCTTTCATTTTGATGATCCTAAGACCAAATCAAGCAAAAGAGAAATTCCTATGAATCATCAGTGTGCACTGGCACTAAAAAAACAGTTCATGCAGCGAAATGTTGTTATGGGAAGAGCTACCGCCAAACCCATTGCAGGATTTGAGGAACTTATCTTTACCACCAAATTTGGAACACCAATCAATACCCAGACTTATTCGGATGCAATTAAGGCAGTATTAGAAAACGTAAACCTATGCAGGGATGAACTGGAGAAAATTGAATATTTCAGTCCCCATTGTTTTCGACATACCTTTGCAACCAGATGCTTTGAGGCAGGCATCAAAACAAAGACTGTACAACAGTATTTGGGACATGCCACCTTACAGATGACCATGGACTTATACACTCATGTGCTAAAGGAACATTCACAGGAAGAAATGACAAAACTGGAAAAAGTTCTGGACAATACATTGGATGTTTCAGATGCCACAATTCATGAAAGATTTAATAAATTCCAAGAGTCAGATAAAGAGAAAGATAACATCGTTTATCTGAGTTCCGTAGGTACCTGA
- a CDS encoding glycerol dehydrogenase produces the protein MRKAFICPSKYVQGEDELLNLGYFVKEFGKSALLIAHPEDVLRVKSKLEATAEKFEITFVESGFCGECSSVEVERLQMLAKDNGCACTVGLGGGKAIDTAKCVAKGDNLIIVPTIAATDAPTSHSAVLYTLDGSFDDYAYFKQSPNVVLIDTAVIAKAPVRFLVSGMGDALSTYFEARATAKAYANVNAGLPCGFREGACKEAKGTNTALALATLCYQSLLADGYKAKIACDNNMVTDALENIIETNILLSGLGFESGGLAAAHAIHNGLTILEGTHKYFHGEKVAFGTIAQLVLENAPEEELNEVMDFCEKVGLPICLADIGVDSISREELLLVAKKSCAEGESIYSMPFPVTEEAVAAAIITTDALGKAYRRR, from the coding sequence ATGAGAAAAGCATTTATTTGTCCGTCAAAATATGTACAGGGAGAAGATGAGTTATTAAATCTTGGTTACTTTGTTAAAGAATTCGGAAAGTCGGCTCTTTTGATTGCACATCCGGAGGATGTTTTAAGAGTGAAGAGTAAACTGGAAGCTACGGCAGAAAAATTTGAGATTACTTTTGTAGAGAGCGGATTTTGTGGGGAATGCTCCAGTGTGGAAGTAGAGCGCTTGCAAATGTTGGCAAAAGACAACGGCTGTGCATGTACGGTCGGCTTAGGTGGTGGTAAAGCTATCGATACGGCAAAATGTGTAGCAAAAGGAGATAACCTTATTATCGTCCCCACCATTGCGGCAACGGATGCACCGACCAGCCACTCTGCGGTACTTTACACCCTGGACGGTTCCTTTGATGATTATGCTTACTTCAAGCAGAGTCCCAATGTAGTACTCATTGATACGGCGGTAATTGCAAAAGCCCCGGTTCGTTTTCTGGTATCCGGCATGGGAGATGCGCTTTCGACCTATTTTGAGGCGAGAGCAACTGCAAAAGCCTATGCGAATGTGAATGCCGGCTTGCCTTGCGGTTTCCGGGAGGGAGCGTGCAAAGAAGCCAAGGGAACGAATACCGCATTGGCTCTGGCAACCCTATGTTATCAAAGCTTGTTGGCAGATGGTTACAAAGCAAAGATTGCCTGTGACAATAACATGGTAACGGATGCGTTGGAAAATATTATTGAAACCAATATACTTTTGTCCGGCTTGGGATTCGAAAGCGGCGGCCTTGCTGCAGCGCATGCAATTCACAATGGATTAACAATCTTGGAAGGCACTCATAAGTATTTTCATGGTGAAAAAGTTGCGTTTGGTACCATTGCACAGTTAGTTTTGGAAAATGCACCGGAAGAAGAATTGAATGAAGTAATGGATTTTTGTGAGAAGGTAGGACTGCCGATCTGCCTGGCGGATATCGGTGTTGATTCCATTTCCCGGGAAGAACTGCTGCTGGTGGCAAAAAAATCCTGTGCGGAGGGTGAGTCTATCTATTCCATGCCTTTCCCTGTTACGGAAGAAGCGGTAGCTGCAGCTATTATTACGACTGATGCTTTGGGTAAGGCTTATAGAAGGCGATAG